From the genome of Parazoarcus communis, one region includes:
- a CDS encoding flagellin, producing MAQVINTNVASLNAQRNLNTTSSSLQQSLTRLSSGLRINSAKDDAAGLAISERFTAQIRGLDQARRNANDGISLSQTAESALQSSGDILQRIRELAVQSANATNSSGDRAAINSEVQQLTQELQRISTNTEFNGQKLLDGSFTSAQFQVGANANQTITATSGNFQTNAYGNYRIGGLAASTNSPNGVGDLVVGTSNADGKLTTAGSDGNTSVIAGDTITISSSLGSKDITYAAGSSAEQIAAKINQAETGVKATATTSFILGADDAASGAAGFQQSTSYSFLIATDTTTGADPTSFTTVSFSVGGTASGSAAGQASQLNAAVQAFNDVSGKTGFTAKIVETDNGQFGIQLTSEAGKDVRIMNDSASGANLTIEDVTVLDGDQTTASTLSTTLTAAGNTGAWAAANGAWVSGQVILDSDKSFTLTTGNATDITTASGTYGGQLQAIDKLDVSTVEASNRTLAMVDSALAAVNSQRARYGALQSRFESTISNLQATSENLSASRSRIRDTDFAAETSNLTRAQILQQAGTAMLAQANALPQNVLSLLG from the coding sequence ATGGCCCAAGTCATCAACACCAACGTTGCCTCGCTCAATGCGCAACGTAACCTGAACACGACGTCGAGTTCGCTGCAGCAGTCGCTCACCCGCCTGTCCTCGGGTCTTCGCATCAACAGCGCCAAGGACGACGCTGCCGGCCTCGCGATTTCCGAGCGTTTCACCGCTCAGATCCGCGGCCTCGACCAGGCTCGCCGCAATGCCAACGACGGTATCTCGCTGTCGCAGACTGCTGAATCGGCACTGCAATCGTCCGGCGACATCCTCCAGCGTATCCGCGAACTCGCAGTGCAGTCGGCCAACGCCACCAACTCGTCCGGTGACCGTGCAGCAATCAACTCTGAAGTGCAGCAGCTCACGCAAGAGCTGCAGCGTATCTCCACCAACACCGAGTTCAACGGCCAGAAGCTGCTTGACGGCTCCTTCACCTCGGCGCAGTTCCAGGTCGGCGCAAATGCCAACCAGACCATCACCGCGACCTCGGGCAACTTCCAGACCAACGCATACGGCAACTACCGCATCGGCGGCCTCGCTGCCTCGACCAACTCGCCCAATGGTGTCGGCGACCTCGTGGTTGGCACCTCCAACGCGGACGGCAAACTCACAACTGCCGGCTCTGACGGCAACACCTCGGTCATTGCAGGGGACACGATCACCATCTCCAGCAGCCTGGGCAGCAAGGACATCACCTATGCCGCCGGCTCCAGCGCGGAGCAGATCGCCGCCAAGATCAACCAGGCCGAAACTGGCGTGAAGGCAACGGCAACGACCTCCTTCATCCTGGGTGCGGACGACGCTGCCAGCGGCGCTGCCGGCTTCCAGCAGAGCACCAGCTACTCATTCCTGATCGCCACCGACACGACTACCGGCGCAGATCCGACCTCCTTCACCACCGTATCGTTCTCGGTGGGTGGCACCGCGTCCGGCTCGGCTGCGGGACAAGCCAGCCAGCTCAATGCCGCCGTGCAGGCTTTCAACGACGTCTCCGGCAAGACCGGTTTCACGGCCAAGATCGTCGAAACCGACAACGGTCAGTTCGGTATCCAGCTGACCAGCGAAGCAGGCAAGGACGTGCGGATCATGAACGACTCGGCTTCGGGTGCCAACCTGACGATCGAAGACGTCACGGTCCTCGACGGAGACCAGACCACCGCAAGTACGCTGTCGACAACACTCACCGCTGCGGGCAACACCGGCGCATGGGCTGCCGCCAACGGCGCATGGGTCTCGGGCCAGGTGATTCTCGACTCGGACAAGTCCTTCACGCTGACCACCGGGAACGCAACCGATATCACCACCGCATCCGGCACCTACGGCGGCCAACTGCAAGCCATCGACAAGCTTGACGTGAGCACGGTGGAGGCGTCGAACCGCACCTTGGCGATGGTCGACTCCGCACTGGCAGCGGTCAACTCGCAACGCGCACGTTACGGCGCACTGCAGTCCCGCTTCGAGAGCACGATCAGCAACCTGCAGGCGACCTCAGAGAACCTGTCGGCATCACGTTCGCGGATTCGCGACACGGACTTCGCGGCCGAGACCTCGAACCTGACCCGTGCGCAGATCCTGCAGCAGGCTGGTACGGCAATGCTCGCACAGGCCAATGCCTTGCCGCAGAACGTGCTTTCGCTGCTCGGCTAA
- a CDS encoding flagellin, whose amino-acid sequence MAQVINTNVASLNAQRNLNVSQNSLSTSLQRLSSGLRINSAKDDAAGLAISERFTSQIRGLDQARRNANDGISLSQTAESALQSSGDILQRIRELAIQSANATNSAGDRAAINSEVQQLTQELQRISTNTEFNGQKLLDGSFTSAQFQVGANANQTITATSGNFQTNAYGNYRIGGLATSTNSPNGVGDLVVGTAIADGKLTTAGADGNTSVVAGDTITVSSALGSKNITYSAGSSAEQIAAKINQAETGVRASANTSFILGADDAGGGAAGFQQSTSYSFLLATDGSPGADPTSFTTVSFSVGGTASGTSAGQASQLNAAVQAFNDVSGKTGFTAKIVETDNGQFGIQLTSEVGKDIRVMNDSASGANLAIEDITVLDGNTATTSTLATTLTAAGNGGAWAAASGAWVTGQVILDSDKSFSLSTGNATDITTAAGTFGGQLQSVDKLDVSTVESSNRTLAMVDSALAAVNNQRARYGALQSRFESTITNLQSTSENLSASRSRIKDADFAAETANLTRAQILQQAGTAMLAQANQLPQQVLQLLQ is encoded by the coding sequence ATGGCACAGGTAATCAATACCAACGTTGCATCGCTCAACGCGCAACGCAACCTCAACGTTTCGCAGAACTCACTGTCGACGTCCTTGCAACGCCTCTCCTCCGGACTGCGCATCAACAGCGCCAAGGACGACGCCGCCGGTCTTGCAATCTCGGAACGTTTCACCTCGCAGATCCGCGGTCTGGACCAGGCCCGCCGCAATGCCAACGATGGCATTTCGCTGTCGCAAACGGCTGAATCCGCACTGCAATCGTCCGGCGACATCCTTCAGCGGATTCGTGAACTTGCCATCCAGTCGGCCAACGCCACGAACTCTGCGGGTGACCGCGCCGCAATCAACTCGGAAGTGCAGCAGCTGACGCAAGAACTGCAGCGCATCTCCACCAATACGGAGTTCAACGGGCAAAAGCTGCTCGATGGCTCCTTCACTTCAGCGCAATTCCAGGTTGGCGCCAACGCCAACCAGACCATCACCGCGACCTCGGGCAACTTCCAGACCAATGCTTATGGCAATTACCGCATCGGCGGGCTGGCCACATCAACCAACTCGCCAAACGGGGTCGGCGACCTCGTCGTCGGCACAGCGATCGCGGATGGCAAACTGACCACCGCGGGCGCCGACGGCAACACCTCGGTCGTCGCGGGCGATACGATCACCGTGTCGAGCGCACTCGGCAGCAAGAACATCACCTACTCGGCGGGATCGAGCGCAGAGCAGATCGCCGCCAAGATCAATCAGGCCGAAACCGGCGTCAGGGCGTCGGCAAACACGTCCTTCATCCTCGGCGCGGACGACGCGGGTGGCGGCGCAGCCGGCTTCCAGCAGAGCACCAGCTACTCCTTCCTGCTCGCAACGGATGGCAGCCCCGGCGCAGACCCGACTTCATTCACCACCGTTTCGTTCTCGGTCGGCGGCACCGCATCGGGTACGTCCGCAGGGCAGGCAAGCCAGCTCAACGCGGCGGTGCAGGCATTCAACGACGTTTCGGGCAAGACCGGATTCACGGCCAAGATCGTCGAGACTGACAACGGCCAGTTCGGCATCCAGCTCACGAGCGAGGTCGGCAAGGATATCCGGGTCATGAACGACTCGGCAAGCGGTGCGAATCTTGCGATTGAAGACATCACGGTACTCGACGGCAATACCGCCACGACCAGCACGCTGGCGACGACGCTCACTGCAGCCGGGAACGGCGGAGCATGGGCCGCAGCGAGTGGCGCATGGGTGACCGGCCAGGTCATTCTCGACTCCGACAAATCATTCTCCCTGAGTACGGGCAATGCCACGGACATCACCACGGCAGCCGGCACCTTCGGCGGTCAGCTGCAAAGCGTGGATAAGCTCGATGTCAGTACCGTGGAATCCTCGAACCGCACCCTGGCAATGGTCGATTCCGCGCTGGCGGCAGTCAATAACCAGCGCGCACGATACGGCGCACTGCAGTCCCGCTTCGAGAGCACCATCACCAACCTGCAGAGCACGTCCGAGAACCTTTCGGCCTCACGCTCGCGAATCAAGGATGCAGACTTCGCCGCGGAAACCGCCAACCTGACCCGTGCCCAGATCCTCCAGCAGGCCGGCACCGCCATGCTGGCGCAGGCCAATCAGCTGCCGCAACAGGTGCTCCAGCTGCTGCAGTAA
- a CDS encoding glycoside hydrolase family 99-like domain-containing protein, whose product MPSQHLDDVTQPPTGQRPRVLFYVRTNDREGLNAAIALVADPRLDARAIVIADKHEVPASAVEGIRWEMATDAPRSVQFLDSLTHQQPPFSVEMADIVCRLDYGSDTLGTIDRKVLNKHASAFLEPERFLAAVGAFVGNPQLGMAFPAGLPRQTLGRLVDASLAGKLAQVLALPKEAVAEANYFAHTIALVRSSLVKSIHERYLGSAAPFAGKKTPEALEIGLTAVCAAFGLEVADLTPGPRPLRAETLATYAGQLLQQPLSDTRSPHWRPLSRRDDLPPEPPVKFLAYYLPQFHAIPENDQWWGKGFTEWTNVAKAVPRFIGHHQPRLPHELGHYDLNTPGIMRRQIELARAHGIAGFCFYYYWFNGRTLLEAPLRQFLADSTLEMPFCLCWANENWTRRWDGQEQEVLIAQSHSPRDDIAFLRHIQPYLADPRYIRVDGKPMLLVYRASLLDDAKATAMRWRKEAKALGIGDLYLVAVCSFDIDDPRPFGFDAAVGFPPHQLRNMPPINGELDMVDPGFSGEILDYRDTVLATALAEFGDDKPRPFAYFPGVMTGWDNDARRPGRGRIFHHATPARYASWLRLAANQTLRHNPPGLRYVFVNAWNEWAEGAHLEPDRHFGYGYLAATADTLRTLATSESTLPPQLGSASAALRYLPEGLVQPRNRAEIELIRTALARLTKPRIQVVLWSESLDSDTLDTLQTLAEQCLQPDVVTLVCVDAVPSHWIDGPKVEQRTPTRWDNDLRCIAAETDADWILPLVAGDRLFPHTLLTLALALAQRPKAAILSCDALVHTGDETRSAVRLWPTPTLETLRCRVDQPDVLAVKTTLLAHVPSDTPSHSFLPALRLVAIEMGAEQMAHVQEVLLWRDHSRHPATRGDADMLAAAHRDAVDAHFARLAMTTTLIPLTVIPGLQVHYPPAENVRVSVIIPTRDQPDILKRCVESVFENTAWPHFELIIVDDGGNDPAAHALIEGLQAIDPARFRTVRVEGAFNFAALCNAGARVATGDMLLFLNDDTAALHRDWLEIMLGLASHPDIGAVGARLVFPDGRLQHAGVMLGLSGAADMHDTGASMEHEGWNGNLQHTQEVGALTAACMLVPRAAFNAIGGFDEAYDLGYADFDLCQRLRVSGYRLLWTPHATLMHDAGHTLKARFTTAEASQWAAARFTAARQRFLQRWHDAIVTDPASHPALSLASRHLQIESRAALAPDPLFALGLTNVLALPADAAGSGHYRVVQPALAAHAKTLVRARVAAGYPTPAEIARLGIDTLHTQRQVDDAQLSALAELRSTLPLRVVMDFDDLLMELPSSNIHARNVWPDISRRVREACRLSDTVTVSTPALADAFRGLHDDVRCVPNVLDPALWLPRAASERIRGDRLRVGWAGGVSHAGDLALIRDVVAATADKVDWVFFGMCLEDIKPHLAEFHAGVKFADYPASLAALDLDLAVAPLALNRFNECKSNLRLLEYGAVGVPVLATDIVPYQCGLPVTLLPNTASRWVTAIVERTGERETLEREGNALRAAVMQAWSSPGQLPKWVDSWAVPA is encoded by the coding sequence CTCGCAGCTGTAGGTGCTTTTGTCGGCAATCCGCAACTCGGCATGGCCTTTCCCGCTGGCTTGCCGCGCCAAACGCTCGGCAGGCTTGTCGATGCATCGCTCGCCGGAAAACTCGCGCAAGTGCTTGCGTTGCCAAAAGAAGCAGTGGCCGAGGCAAACTATTTCGCCCACACGATCGCGCTTGTTCGCAGCTCGCTGGTCAAGTCGATCCATGAACGATATCTGGGTTCGGCAGCCCCGTTCGCGGGCAAGAAAACGCCGGAAGCACTTGAAATCGGTCTGACTGCGGTCTGTGCCGCCTTCGGACTGGAAGTGGCCGATCTGACGCCGGGGCCGCGTCCCCTGCGCGCGGAGACCCTCGCCACCTACGCCGGGCAACTGTTGCAGCAGCCGCTGTCCGACACCCGCAGCCCGCACTGGCGCCCGTTGTCCAGACGCGACGACCTTCCGCCCGAACCACCGGTCAAATTCCTCGCCTACTATCTGCCCCAGTTCCATGCCATTCCCGAGAACGACCAGTGGTGGGGCAAGGGGTTCACCGAATGGACCAATGTCGCCAAGGCCGTCCCCCGCTTCATCGGCCACCACCAACCGAGGCTTCCTCACGAGCTCGGCCACTACGACCTGAACACGCCGGGCATCATGCGCCGTCAGATCGAGCTGGCACGCGCACACGGGATTGCCGGGTTCTGCTTCTACTACTACTGGTTCAACGGTCGCACCCTGCTCGAAGCGCCGCTACGACAATTTCTGGCTGACAGCACGCTGGAAATGCCGTTTTGCCTGTGCTGGGCCAACGAAAACTGGACACGCCGCTGGGATGGACAGGAGCAGGAAGTCCTGATTGCCCAATCGCACTCGCCCCGAGACGACATTGCCTTTCTGCGCCACATCCAGCCCTATCTCGCAGATCCGCGCTATATCCGGGTCGATGGCAAGCCAATGCTGCTCGTCTATCGCGCGAGTCTGCTCGACGATGCCAAGGCGACGGCGATGCGGTGGCGCAAGGAGGCCAAAGCGCTTGGCATCGGCGATCTCTATCTGGTCGCGGTATGCTCCTTCGACATCGACGACCCGAGGCCTTTCGGTTTTGATGCGGCGGTCGGCTTTCCGCCGCATCAACTCCGCAACATGCCGCCGATCAACGGCGAACTCGACATGGTCGACCCCGGCTTCAGCGGTGAGATTCTCGACTATCGGGACACCGTGCTCGCGACCGCCCTGGCCGAATTCGGTGACGACAAACCCCGCCCATTCGCCTATTTCCCGGGGGTCATGACTGGCTGGGACAACGACGCCCGCCGACCGGGCCGCGGACGAATCTTCCATCATGCGACACCTGCAAGGTATGCCTCATGGCTGCGCCTCGCGGCCAATCAGACGCTGCGCCACAACCCGCCCGGGTTGCGCTATGTGTTCGTCAATGCCTGGAACGAATGGGCCGAAGGCGCCCACCTCGAACCCGACCGCCACTTCGGCTATGGATATCTCGCAGCCACAGCCGACACCCTGCGTACCCTTGCCACAAGCGAATCGACATTGCCGCCACAGCTTGGTAGCGCATCCGCTGCATTGCGCTATCTGCCCGAAGGGCTGGTACAGCCGCGCAACCGTGCCGAAATTGAACTGATCCGTACGGCGCTGGCACGCTTGACCAAACCGCGCATTCAGGTCGTGCTTTGGTCCGAATCGCTTGATTCCGATACGCTCGACACGCTTCAGACGCTTGCCGAGCAATGCCTCCAACCCGACGTGGTGACACTGGTCTGTGTGGATGCGGTTCCATCCCACTGGATCGATGGACCCAAGGTCGAGCAGCGGACACCGACCCGGTGGGACAACGATCTGCGATGCATCGCTGCCGAGACCGACGCGGACTGGATCCTTCCGCTCGTCGCGGGCGATCGCCTCTTCCCCCATACCTTGCTCACTCTTGCGCTGGCACTTGCACAGCGCCCCAAGGCCGCCATTCTGAGTTGCGATGCGCTGGTACACACCGGCGACGAAACACGCTCGGCCGTGCGCCTTTGGCCAACACCCACGCTCGAAACCTTGCGCTGCAGGGTCGATCAACCGGATGTTCTCGCCGTAAAGACGACGTTGCTCGCACACGTGCCAAGCGATACACCATCGCATTCCTTCCTCCCCGCCCTCCGTCTCGTTGCCATCGAAATGGGCGCCGAGCAAATGGCGCATGTACAGGAAGTCCTGCTGTGGCGCGACCACAGCCGTCATCCCGCCACAAGGGGCGATGCCGACATGCTGGCAGCAGCGCATCGGGACGCCGTGGATGCGCATTTCGCCCGCCTCGCGATGACAACCACGCTGATTCCGCTGACGGTCATCCCGGGCCTTCAGGTGCACTACCCGCCCGCCGAAAATGTTCGCGTGTCCGTCATCATTCCCACCCGCGATCAGCCCGACATCCTGAAGCGCTGCGTCGAATCGGTGTTCGAGAATACCGCCTGGCCCCACTTCGAATTGATCATCGTCGATGACGGCGGCAACGACCCCGCCGCACACGCGCTGATCGAGGGCCTCCAAGCAATCGACCCGGCGCGATTCCGGACCGTTCGCGTCGAGGGTGCCTTCAACTTCGCTGCACTATGCAATGCAGGCGCCCGAGTCGCGACGGGAGACATGCTACTGTTCCTGAACGACGACACTGCGGCGCTTCATCGCGACTGGCTCGAGATCATGCTCGGCCTCGCCAGCCATCCCGATATCGGCGCGGTGGGTGCTCGCCTCGTCTTTCCCGACGGCCGTCTGCAACACGCGGGGGTCATGTTGGGTCTGTCCGGTGCCGCCGACATGCACGACACCGGCGCATCGATGGAACACGAGGGCTGGAACGGCAACCTTCAGCACACGCAGGAGGTTGGCGCGCTGACCGCGGCCTGCATGCTCGTGCCAAGAGCCGCATTCAATGCCATTGGCGGTTTCGACGAAGCCTATGACCTGGGCTATGCCGACTTCGACCTCTGCCAGCGCCTGCGCGTGTCGGGTTACCGTTTGCTTTGGACACCCCATGCCACGCTCATGCACGACGCTGGCCACACGCTCAAGGCGCGTTTCACCACTGCGGAAGCGTCACAATGGGCTGCGGCGCGATTCACGGCTGCCCGGCAACGCTTTCTGCAGCGCTGGCACGATGCAATCGTCACCGACCCGGCCAGTCACCCTGCATTGAGTCTCGCATCCAGGCATCTTCAGATTGAATCACGCGCGGCGCTCGCGCCCGATCCGCTTTTCGCACTCGGCCTGACGAACGTCCTTGCCTTGCCGGCCGACGCAGCCGGCTCGGGACACTACCGTGTTGTTCAGCCCGCGCTCGCCGCGCACGCCAAAACGCTGGTCCGGGCGCGAGTTGCCGCCGGCTACCCCACACCGGCAGAGATTGCCCGCCTCGGCATCGACACGCTCCACACCCAGCGCCAGGTTGACGACGCCCAACTCTCCGCACTCGCCGAATTGCGGTCGACCCTGCCGCTCCGTGTCGTCATGGATTTCGACGATCTCCTGATGGAACTGCCGAGCAGCAACATCCATGCTCGCAATGTGTGGCCCGACATCAGTCGTCGCGTCCGCGAAGCCTGCCGACTGTCCGATACGGTAACGGTTTCCACCCCTGCGCTGGCGGATGCCTTTCGCGGCCTGCATGATGACGTGCGCTGCGTGCCCAACGTCCTCGACCCCGCGCTTTGGCTGCCTCGTGCCGCTTCGGAGCGTATCCGCGGCGACCGATTGCGGGTCGGCTGGGCCGGCGGCGTCAGCCACGCAGGCGATCTCGCGCTCATTCGCGACGTCGTGGCGGCGACGGCTGACAAGGTCGACTGGGTGTTCTTCGGCATGTGTCTCGAGGACATCAAGCCTCATCTGGCCGAGTTTCACGCTGGCGTGAAGTTCGCGGATTACCCGGCAAGCCTCGCGGCACTCGATCTCGACCTTGCTGTTGCCCCCCTCGCACTGAACCGCTTCAATGAGTGCAAGAGCAATTTGCGCCTGCTTGAATACGGCGCAGTCGGCGTACCGGTGCTCGCCACCGACATCGTGCCCTACCAATGCGGACTCCCGGTCACACTGCTTCCCAACACCGCCTCGCGATGGGTGACAGCCATTGTTGAACGCACCGGCGAGCGCGAAACGCTCGAGCGGGAGGGCAACGCCCTTCGTGCAGCCGTTATGCAAGCGTGGAGCAGCCCGGGCCAGCTCCCGAAATGGGTCGACTCGTGGGCCGTACCGGCTTGA
- a CDS encoding flagellar protein FlaG gives MSISVVNSSLPPTMQPSARPPGTADTPVAGQGPGQEIQVQPGAEGTAPVASSVEASTSADQSKSRMPSSLEDVQRAMEEVRNAITPVAQDLLFSIDEDTGKTIVKVVDASTDEVIRQIPSEEIITIAKALDNLQGLLLQQKA, from the coding sequence ATGAGTATCTCCGTTGTAAACAGCTCGCTGCCGCCGACAATGCAGCCCAGCGCTCGTCCACCAGGCACGGCGGATACACCTGTCGCCGGGCAGGGGCCGGGTCAGGAGATCCAAGTGCAACCGGGCGCGGAGGGCACCGCGCCTGTCGCATCAAGTGTGGAGGCCTCCACTTCGGCTGATCAGTCCAAATCACGGATGCCCTCGTCTCTAGAGGATGTCCAGCGGGCCATGGAGGAAGTCAGAAATGCAATTACTCCCGTGGCACAGGATTTGCTTTTTTCGATAGACGAGGACACCGGCAAGACCATCGTGAAAGTGGTGGACGCCAGTACCGACGAAGTCATTCGGCAAATCCCCTCGGAAGAGATCATCACCATCGCGAAGGCACTGGACAACTTGCAGGGATTGTTGCTGCAACAGAAGGCCTGA